A single region of the Leishmania panamensis strain MHOM/PA/94/PSC-1 chromosome 23 sequence genome encodes:
- a CDS encoding DNA polymerase theta (helicase domain only), putative (TriTrypDB/GeneDB-style sysID: LpmP.23.1540) yields the protein MRRSMMTTRGFHAPRPSGSHKPLADNTASSSNSAAPPPPSVSTSFKASARGSATAGASSSPRRRSSDGGRKMSATTAATGDAGVGPANTTISPRGGCFSSLQAPRGLLSGHFSANHRRRISRRDTQAIPPASASTAATAARAPADTTTVVTAAAEHAAVPTSRDDRVATLGSGDTSLRCKRPRSPFLDDSHVGGTHDGDEATSPRSRATSTRSNSVGDKSDDATSLAQLRISRLPTARRFSTSHTPRTVFYPPSSERPVEFLRSSHDADGDGTMGAPESALEPRVSSAPLAAGVHVTSEHTLHVHPWGSETAVLGGTGAGDALTLAPTTGTLWVPGSNPAVCVDREQCSSTTPVSEHPMTPLSAVMTAPRTTPSSTQSGERFLSVLECQRRNDATALTTVPPSLPSLSLPYRSPCCTSASQLVSSAPPAVPSISKAAPSVPPSLSLPLLPCGPTSPLPAVPQLRVCNFDAPSFSSPRLERAVPLPSPSFVGGTLSPAIGLMPGQAGTFAAAAAAGGSERQSLLSLAPPASVLDKLTCVPQQQEQQAPMIPFYALAAAEEAEREECDEVLERETVEDLRMSTDIAFTPSVTGSGAPPLFSQSSMIQEEEEQATEEGGEAAVCMMRGRAVVAERADDNSGLHSGLMISGQEGDACPVFRFQDDAAGQLIAGSPLSPRPVVPGTFDQHALLSCGGCGGGTAATDLSGVTPLSSSAGLFSPFTGPPSALSTWPIREATPPRFPAVSASGAGLLPLSAVASGGSGDLSVEGLGRGRHRTMFSFSSLRAGTAAASPLPGPLAVPPACLLQSPVETAVDGLRANARDVVVPAAERATPAVRLPSSEACTTAQPPDQRLPLTLAAARVSTPRDSLPLLVVCAGAKGEECIPQGASPTGIVAPTSTPLPWSDTLAPATGFPTLSSSCSTVPPLSDSYAAALPCLAAAPGSSSATALPARPGRTCFTLHSVESVTATSSFSATATAVAKPTTAAAVAFTGAVPPGHTEAAYLPSVSCSTGSYSAELQQLPRRCSVPPRGTAVLADSAEGATDATPSGATRVLSSMESSDTTVCAQQSVTKAHPMLFLPMDSVPATVAVHRTPSASTSEEAMGNRGNFTLQQSQLPLPTAAVTERQQLWSSYNNNHPPASFTVTTVSPFVDRINAEVPSAMAPQSAEAPTVHDETAQSHPRESKGMLFSSPLSPSQLPSLSLLRPTAAADDPAELFYDLPREVGHFYATRRSITSLYDWQHDLLTLPEVRQGGSFVYSLPTSGGKTLVAELSLLRCVLNRRKSCFLVLPFVSLAEEKTMALQPLTAAFDFNVDGHYGSSGRFPLCQAPAIYVCTIEKANSLLNHMLEEGRTEEIGAVVVDELHMVGEPRRGGTLELFLSKVLVINAMRQRQRDFVAAPASQGRQSACDTAPGWPEELEGVEEDLHETAVLTGISRAAVDPGPLQIIGMSATVPNLRTIAEWLRAVCFECNFRPVPLHAYSVVCGLVLRDGHHNERNLSGSSTTQHLLELATEVPDASVLIFCASRQQCVDTARGIVNYLKAQAIASQKIPSAVMTGCSDVTVEAQHVSALGVPFSSLMKGQAPAAAVAAVPPQASPAIKSLLADLEALTHYEASQLSEVIPFGVAFHHGGLLAEERDLIETAFRRNHIRILCCTSTLAAGVNLPARRVIIKTPYVGREFLTKSRYLQMCGRAGRAGSSTYGESFLLLSSRDQARGHALMRACVEPCCSQLLEDNQTFTRSLLECVGVGLVVDRQSACQWSESLLSRWAVGPVDTVWQPFIAAAATSSASASSKGAFPTAAANGMRGSAADLFHASQLVYDDDTVAAQSSEGSRSAPGPPAPLPSQSASPSLPSLPCVPPAAMNAMVRASLATLARCGFIRIVDARSDSSSSSGNDIRSVTDTRADGSGSAATGAAAEKTSGSASSAALEALLSRVFDDSHADASAETHNACHVQVLVTPFGSSSVRSCFSIEEALLLRDELDELCHTGLILSDDLHLCYFLTPLREVGKCDWELLRLMMSRMSDSRQRIASLLGVDAFFVDQQAMGLGGPLEATDEGRRRLFTAKRFYVALMLADVLAEVPMATVEQRYDVSRGQLQNLMRSASMFSSSITSFCHAMEWFSLEAVLSSFVKRLGFGVKPDLLPLMEVRGMQPPRARALWNAGFKRLATIAAADAEDMVSKVKAMNPKDSKAAKFFTKRLALMTIREANLTLQSQIQEKKGELQELAVRWGGGGVGLRGVR from the coding sequence atgcggcgcagcatgaTGACCACACGGGGGTTTCACGCCCCACGGCCCAGCGGTAGCCACAAGCCACTAGCAGACAACACTGCCTCGTCATCAAACTCAGctgccccacccccaccatCCGTATCAACGTCTTTCAAGGCGTCAGCACGCGGTTCAGCTACAGCGGgggcctcctcttctccccgccGTAGGAGCAGTGATGGCGGCAGGAAGAtgtctgccaccaccgctgctacAGGTGACGCTGGTGTTGGTCCTGCTAACACCACGATCAGCCCGAGGGGCGGCTGCTTCTCATCCCTCCAGGCGCCACGCGGACTGCTGAGCGGTCACTTCAGCGCTAATCATCGGCGGCGCATATCACGGCGAGACACCCAAGCTATACCGCCTGCTAGTGCGAGCACCGCCGCAACCGCAGCGAGAGCCCCAGCAGATACCACTACAGTAgtcacagcagctgcagaacaCGCGGCCGTGCCCACGAGCAGAGATGACAGAGTCGCCACGCTTGGCAGTGGTGACACGTCTCTGCGGTGCAAGCGGCCTCGCTCACCCTTCCTCGACGACTCCCATGTCGGTGGTACACACGACGGAGACGAAGCGACGAGCCCACGCAGCCGTGCGACTTCTACtcgcagcaacagcgtgGGAGACAAGAGCGACGACGCCACGTCgctggcacagctgcgcatTTCACGGCTTCCTACTGCGCGGCGCTTTTCCACCTCGCACACCCCTCGGACTGTCTTCTACCCTCCCTCTTCAGAGCGGCCTGTGGAGTTCTTGCGGAGCTCACACGATGCTGATGGTGACGGCACCATGGGTGCCCCTGAATCTGCGCTGGAGCCGAGAGTGTCAAGTGCGCccctcgctgctggcgtCCACGTGACCTCTGAGCACACATTGCACGTACATCCTTGGGGCTCAGAGACCGCTGTTCTAGGGGGGACTGGCGCGGGCGACGCGCTCACATTGGCGCCGACCACGGGCACTCTGTGGGTCCCTGGGTCCAACCCAGCAGTGTGCGTGGACAGggagcagtgcagcagcaccaccccaGTGTCAGAGCACCCCATGACTCCCTTGTCTGCAGTGATGACCGCACCGAGAACAACGCCATCGTCAACGCAGTCTGGAGAGCGCTTTTTGTCGGTATTGGAGTGCCAGCGACGCAACGACGCCACGGCGCTCACCAccgtccctccctcgctaccttcactgtcgctgccgtaCCGATCGCCATGCTGCACCAGTGCATCTCAGCTGGTCTCATCGGCTCCGCCTGCTGTGCCGAGCATATCAAAGGCCGCACCATCTGTTCCTCCATCACTCtccctgccactgctgccttgCGGCCCCACCTCTCCATTGCccgcggtgccgcagctccgtGTGTGCAATTTTGACGCAccgtctttctcttccccgcGTCTCGAGCGTGCCGTGCCGCTTCCATCGCCGTCGTTTGTCGGCGGTACTCTGTCGCCTGCAATCGGCTTGATGCCGGGACAGGCGGGGAcctttgccgctgctgcagctgctggcggaaGCGAGCGTCAGTCGCTGTTGTCTCTGGCACCGCCAGCCTCCGTGCTCGACAAGCTGACGTGtgtgccacagcagcaggagcaacaAGCGCCGATGATCCCCTTTTAtgcactcgctgctgcggaggaagccgagagagaggagtgcgaCGAGGTGCTTGAGCGTGAGACGGTCGAGGATCTGCGCATGTCCACGGATATTGCCTTCACCCCGTCCGTCACCGGTAGTGGCGCCCCGCCGCTCTTTTCACAGTCGTCCATGATccaagaggaagaggagcaagcgacggaggagggcggtgaggcggcggTATGTATGATGAGAGGCcgtgctgtggtggcggagcGTGCAGACGACAATAGTGGGCTACACTCTGGCTTAATGATAAGCGGCCAGGAGGGAGACGCATGCCCTGTCTTCCGTTTCCAAGACGATGCAGCTGGGCAGCTGATCGCTGGGTCGCCGTTGTCTCCGCGCCCTGTAGTTCCAGGAACGTTCGACCAACATGCATTGCTCAGctgtggcggctgcggcggtggcactgctgcaacTGATTTGAGTGGCGTGACCCCACTGAGCTCGTCGGCAGGGCTGTTCAGTCCCTTCACCGGCCCGCCGTCTGCGCTGTCGACGTGGCCAATTCGTGAGGCCACACCGCCACGTTTTCCAGCGGTGTCTGCGTCTGGCGCAggactgctgccgctcagcGCTGTGGCTTCTGGCGGGAGTGGAGACCTGAGCGTTGAGGGGTTGGGACGTGGACGTCATCGCACGATGTTTTCGTTTAGCTCGCTGCGTGctggcaccgcagctgcttcaccacTACCCGGTCCCCTTGCTGTGCCGCCGGCATGCCTGCTGCAATCACCAGTAGAGACGGCAGTGGATGGACTGCGTGCGAACGCTCGAGATGTCGTCGTCCCTGCGGCTGAGCGTGCTACACCAGCAGTCCGCTTGCCGTCCTCGGAAGCCTGTACTACAGCGCAACCACCTGatcagcggctgccgctgacgttggcggcggcgcgtgtgaGCACTCCGCGCGattctctgccgctgctggtggtctGTGCAGGTGCAAAGGGCGAGGAGTGCATTCCTCAGGGTGCTTCCCCTACAGGGATTGTGGCACCAACCTCGACGCCGCTTCCGTGGAGCGACACGCTGGCCCCTGCGACTGGATTCCCGACTCTATCGTCGTCTTGCAGCACggtgcctcctctctccgacTCGTacgccgctgcactgccgtgccttgccgctgctcccgGCAGCAGTAGCGCCACTGCTTTGCCGGCACGCCCTGGCCGCACGTGTTTCACGCTGCACTCCGTTGAGTCAGTGACAGCGACATCTTCTttctccgccaccgccacggcagTAGCAAAGCCAacgactgcggcagcggtcgCGTTTACTGGCGCGGTGCCACCAGGGCACACAGAGGCGGCCTATCTACCAAGCGTGAGCTGTTCCACCGGGAGCTACTCTgccgagctgcagcagctgccgagACGCTGTTCTGTGCCACCGCGGGGAACAGCGGTACTGGCGGACTCTGCGGAGGGTGCGACTGACGCGACACCAAGCGGTGCGACAAGAGTGCTCAGCTCTATGGAGAGCAGTGATACAACTGTGTGTGCTCAGCAGTCTGTTACTAAGGCACATCCGATGTTGTTTCTGCCAATGGACTCAGTGCCCGCAACGGTGGCTGTGCACCGCACGCCGTCAGCTTCCACAAGTGAGGAGGCAATGGGGAATCGAGGAAATTTCACGCTTCAGCAGTCACAACTACCGCTGCCAACGGCCGCGGTGacggagcggcagcagctgtggtcGTCGTACAACAACAACCACCCTCCCGCCTCGTTCACCGTCACTACTGTGTCACCGTTCGTGGATCGCATAAACGCTGAAGTACCCAGTGCGATGGCGCCTCAGTCCGCAGAGGCACCGACGGTACACGACGAGACAGCGCAGTCCCACCCAAGAGAGAGTAAGGGGATGCTGTTTTCCTCGCCCCTTTCGCCATCACAACTGccttcgctttccctcctgcgacccaccgccgccgcagacgACCCGGCGGAGCTCTTCTACGATTTACCACGTGAGGTGGGCCACTTCTACGcaacgcggcgcagcatcacATCGCTGTACGACTGGCAGCACGACTTGCTCACACTCCCCGAAGTTCGGCAGGGCGGCAGCTTTGTCTACAGTCTCCCCACCAGCGGTGGCAAGACACTGGTCGCCGAGCTGAGCCTCCTGCGGTGTGTGCTGAACCGCCGCAAGTCGTGCTTTCTCGTCCTGCCCTTTGTATCActggcggaggagaagacgatggcgctgcagccactgACGGCTGCATTCGACTTCAACGTGGATGGCCACTACGGCAGCTCCGGTCGCTTTCCGCTTTGCCAGGCTCCTGCCATTTACGTCTGCACGATCGAAAAGGCAAACTCGTTGCTGAATCACATGCTCGAGGAAGGCCGTACAGAGGAGATTggggcagtggtggtggacgaGCTGCACATGGTCGGCGAGCCTCGGCGAGGCGGGACACTGGAGCTGTTTCTTTCCAAGGTGCTCGTGATCAACGCGatgcgacagcggcagcgtgacTTCGTGGCTGCACCAGCGTCGCAGGGGCGTCAGAGTGCGTGCGATACGGCGCCAGGTTGGCCGGAAGAGTTGGAAGGCGTCGAGGAGGACTTGCATGAGACGGCGGTCCTGACGGGCATATCGAGGGCGGCTGTAGATCCCGGCCCTCTGCAGATCATTGGCATGAGCGCCACAGTCCCCAATCTCCGCACCATTGCTGAGTGGCTCCGCGCGGTGTGTTTTGAGTGCAACTTCCGCCCCGTGCCGCTGCACGCCTACAGCGTCGTTTGCGGCCTCGTGCTACGCGATGGTCATCACAACGAGCGCAacctcagcggcagctccaccacgcAACATCTTCTGGAGCTCGCGACGGAGGTGCCGGATGCGTCGGTCCTGATTTTCTGCGCAAGTCGTCAGCAGTGCGTTGACACTGCGAGGGGCATCGTCAACTACCTCAAGGCTCAGGCCATTGCCAGCCAAAAGATCCCGTCCGCGGTGATGACAGGTTGTAGCGATGTGACGGTGGAGGCACAACACGTCTCTGCTCTCGGCGTACCTTTCTCAAGCTTAATGAAAGGACAGGCCccagcggctgcggtggcagcggtgccgcctcAGGCCTCGCCTGCGATCAAAAGCCTCCTTGCGGACCTCGAGGCCCTCACGCACTACGAAGCCTCACAGCTCAGCGAGGTGATTCCCTTCGGGGTGGCGTTTCACCACGGCGGTCTCCTTGCCGAGGAGCGTGACCTCATCGAGACGGCGTTCCGCCGCAATCATATCCGCATCCTGTGCTGCACCTCTACGCTGGCGGCTGGCGTGAACCTGCCTGCGAGGCGGGTGATCATCAAAACACCGTACGTTGGCCGCGAGTTTCTCACGAAGTCGCGCTACCTGCAGATGTGCGGTCGTGCCGGTCGAGCTGGGTCGAGCACGTACGGCGAGTCgttcctgctgctgagtAGTCGTGATCAAGCGCGCGGCCACGCTCTCATGCGCGCCTGCGTGGAGCCATGCTGCAGTCAGCTCCTGGAAGACAACCAAACGTTCACCCGCTCGCTGCTTGAGTGCGTTGGAGTCGGGCTGGTGGTGGACCGTCAAAGCGCCTGCCAGTGGAGTGAGTCACTGCTGAGCAGGTGGGCGGTGGGGCCGGTGGACACGGTGTGGCAGCCGTtcatcgctgcagctgccacctCATCTGCGTCCGCGAGCTCTAAAGGCGCCTTTCCCACAGCGGCCGCGAATGGCATGCGCGGAAGTGCCGCTGATCTTTTCCACGCTTCACAACTTGTCTATGACGATGACACTGTTGCTGCACAGAGCTCAGAGGGCAGCCGGTCGGCGCCTGGGCCTCCGGCCCCACTGCCTTCCCAGTCCGCCTCGCCATCTCTTCCGTCTCTGCCGTGCGTGCCGCCGGCTGCCATGAACGCGATGGTACGCGCCTCGCTAGCCACACTTGCACGTTGCGGCTTCATCCGCATCGTTGATGcacgcagcgacagcagcagcagcagcggcaacgacaTCCGCTCAGTCACCGACACTCGTGCGgatggcagtggcagtgctgctactggtgcggcagctgaaAAGACCAGCGGTTCCGCATCGAGTGCCGCTCTCGAGGCGTTGCTGAGCCGCGTATTCGACGACAGCCATGCAGATGCTtcagcagagacgcacaaCGCCTGTCACGTGCAGGTGCTTGTGACACCGTTCGGTAGCTCATCTGTTCGCTCATGCTTTAGTATAGAGGaagctctgctgctgcgcgacgagCTAGACGAGTTATGCCACACCGGTCTCATCCTCTCTGACGACCTGCACCTTTGCTACTTCCTCACGCCTCTGCGGGAGGTGGGGAAGTGCGACTGGGAGTTACTGCGGCTCATGATGTCCCGCATGAGTGACAGTCGTCAGCGCATTGCGAGCCTGCTCGGGGTCGATGCCTTCTTTGTCGACCAGCAAGCAATGGGCCTTGGCGGTCCAC